In Vibrio japonicus, the following are encoded in one genomic region:
- the viaA gene encoding ATPase RavA stimulator ViaA yields MLGADGLNLALMIADSGIIDSAVNDLMARSQVMAMAENRGVKSSVKNHILKWRGSVKKRITKVCETERFQQELALYQEVIHWDEQQFFDEIPTILKKLEWHSAFYLQARRLIEKNKGLYNPMFPHYFCDQWYQSLSDAIKQAQLTELEANKEKVLKDLYQRMETMKNMDKVTEEGDESSVGRLWDMASAKLSKSDLTVMKRHAEFLKKNKGLQEIAEKLGRMAGQVDDPELNRAPAEDLQMVEEKSDEATDDIVGIHESDDLNKLLPNETMFLAYPELEVVFYKHLVDKRLMNYKMQGKSRTLRKVRAQRPDNKSVDVEKGPFIVCVDASGSMSGFPEQCAKAMAYALMQIALAEDRDCYVILFSTEQITYELTKQDGLREASDFLTYSFHGGTDLEPVLMKSIDLMSGDKYKNADMVVISDFIAPKQSEEMAARVEMLKARKNRFHAISLSKYGNPELMTMFDHCWSYHPNLVGRIMKKW; encoded by the coding sequence ATGTTAGGAGCAGATGGACTAAATCTTGCCTTGATGATCGCCGATTCCGGGATTATTGATTCGGCTGTGAATGATTTGATGGCGCGTTCTCAGGTGATGGCGATGGCGGAAAACCGAGGTGTAAAATCTTCGGTAAAAAACCACATACTCAAGTGGCGCGGTAGCGTTAAAAAGCGCATTACTAAAGTATGTGAAACAGAGCGATTTCAGCAGGAGCTTGCGCTCTACCAAGAAGTCATACATTGGGATGAACAACAGTTTTTTGACGAGATCCCAACCATTCTTAAAAAGCTAGAGTGGCACTCAGCGTTTTATCTACAGGCAAGGCGTCTGATCGAAAAGAACAAGGGTTTGTACAATCCTATGTTTCCGCACTACTTTTGCGACCAGTGGTATCAAAGTTTGTCAGATGCGATAAAACAGGCGCAACTGACAGAACTGGAAGCGAACAAAGAGAAAGTCCTCAAAGATCTTTACCAACGCATGGAAACCATGAAAAACATGGACAAAGTGACGGAAGAGGGGGACGAAAGCAGTGTCGGTCGTTTGTGGGATATGGCGTCTGCCAAACTGAGTAAGTCTGACCTGACAGTAATGAAGCGTCACGCTGAGTTTCTTAAAAAGAACAAAGGGCTACAAGAGATTGCCGAAAAGCTAGGGCGAATGGCGGGGCAGGTGGACGATCCTGAACTCAATCGAGCGCCTGCGGAAGATCTTCAAATGGTTGAAGAAAAGTCCGATGAAGCAACGGATGACATCGTCGGTATCCATGAAAGTGATGATTTAAATAAGTTGTTGCCAAACGAGACGATGTTTCTTGCGTATCCTGAACTTGAAGTGGTGTTTTATAAGCACTTAGTCGATAAACGACTCATGAACTATAAAATGCAAGGGAAGTCTCGCACACTGCGTAAGGTAAGGGCGCAGCGTCCGGACAACAAATCGGTCGATGTGGAGAAAGGGCCATTCATCGTTTGTGTTGATGCCTCGGGTTCAATGAGTGGCTTCCCAGAGCAATGCGCGAAAGCGATGGCGTATGCGCTGATGCAAATTGCACTCGCTGAAGACCGGGATTGCTACGTGATTTTGTTTTCGACCGAACAAATTACCTATGAACTGACGAAGCAGGATGGATTGCGTGAAGCGAGCGATTTCCTCACTTACAGCTTCCACGGTGGTACAGACTTAGAGCCGGTGTTAATGAAGTCTATCGATCTTATGTCAGGAGACAAATACAAAAACGCGGATATGGTCGTTATCTCCGACTTTATTGCACCTAAGCAGTCAGAAGAAATGGCAGCGCGTGTTGAGATGTTGAAAGCGCGCAAAAATCGTTTTCATGCCATCAGCTTGTCTAAATATGGTAACCCTGAGCTGATGACGATGTTCGATCACTGTTGGTCTTATCATCCAAACTTAGTCGGACGCATTATGAAGAAATGGTAG
- a CDS encoding ATPase RavA domain-containing protein, which produces MINPTQVSHSQKALLSERINKLAHALSDGVYEREDTIKLCLLAALAGESVFLLGPPGIAKSLIAKRLIQAFDNSSYFEYLMTRFSTPEEVFGPLSIQELKDNGRYLRLTEGYLPTAQVVFLDEIWKAGPAILNTLLTVVNEKTFKNGSDIERVPMRLLVSASNELPDEDSGLEALYDRMLVRVFVNRIQNKQNFKSMLTVGTPQEAKVPEGLAITDAEYHQWQAELERLELSDAVFEKLFDLKSMLEKAATESTGVDIANTDMYVSDRRWKKAVKLLKASAYFNGRDAINPLDLLLLQDCLWNSPESREVVQKVIREFALKHAFDQQDVEQQITLCREELSDIQEELESQFGIMLSTESSTGLLKKQVNSYDISGAKSYKVGSAYDLVKLVLLQSNMSVSESEKGDSRWVYVPKNDLERVIKEGHGDVYGYVNQNTNMCRLRFDVDAANHLVIKDIANRAVMVAVVTNKGLDDSTYQEWLSKSETALEQLNQAEHHLRKVRSNFHGALPHNFVDPELPRAMESSLQNLQQVIESTKNECERTVFRFKNLNQFFS; this is translated from the coding sequence ATGATAAATCCTACTCAGGTGTCTCACTCACAAAAAGCGTTGCTCTCTGAACGAATCAATAAGTTAGCGCATGCGCTCTCTGATGGCGTTTACGAGCGAGAAGACACCATCAAACTGTGTTTACTTGCCGCGTTAGCTGGCGAGAGCGTTTTTCTACTCGGCCCTCCTGGTATTGCAAAAAGTTTAATCGCAAAACGCTTAATCCAAGCGTTTGATAATTCGTCCTATTTTGAGTATTTGATGACGCGCTTTTCAACGCCAGAAGAGGTGTTTGGCCCGTTAAGCATTCAGGAGCTAAAAGACAACGGGCGCTACCTTCGCCTAACGGAAGGCTACTTACCGACGGCGCAAGTTGTATTTTTGGATGAGATCTGGAAAGCAGGCCCCGCGATTTTGAATACACTGCTCACAGTCGTGAATGAAAAAACCTTCAAAAATGGTAGCGATATAGAACGAGTGCCGATGCGTTTGTTGGTGTCTGCGTCTAACGAACTGCCCGATGAAGACAGCGGACTGGAAGCACTGTACGACCGTATGTTGGTTCGTGTGTTTGTTAACCGAATTCAGAACAAGCAGAACTTTAAGTCGATGCTGACAGTGGGTACACCTCAAGAAGCGAAAGTGCCAGAGGGTTTAGCCATTACCGATGCGGAATACCATCAGTGGCAGGCTGAGTTGGAGCGATTGGAGCTGTCTGATGCCGTGTTTGAAAAGCTGTTTGACTTAAAGAGCATGCTGGAGAAAGCCGCGACCGAGAGCACTGGTGTCGATATCGCCAATACCGATATGTATGTCTCGGATCGTCGCTGGAAAAAAGCCGTCAAGTTGCTTAAAGCCAGCGCCTATTTTAATGGCCGAGATGCGATTAATCCTCTCGATTTGCTGTTGCTACAAGACTGCCTATGGAACAGCCCTGAGTCCCGCGAAGTAGTACAAAAAGTCATCAGAGAATTTGCTCTGAAACATGCATTTGATCAGCAGGATGTGGAACAACAAATTACACTGTGTCGCGAGGAGTTATCTGACATTCAAGAAGAGCTCGAATCGCAATTTGGCATCATGCTTTCTACGGAATCCTCAACAGGACTTCTCAAAAAGCAGGTGAACAGTTATGACATTTCAGGCGCAAAAAGCTACAAGGTAGGCAGTGCTTATGATCTCGTTAAATTGGTTCTTCTGCAAAGCAACATGTCTGTTTCTGAGTCTGAAAAAGGGGATAGTCGCTGGGTTTATGTTCCTAAGAACGATCTAGAGCGCGTGATTAAGGAAGGGCACGGTGACGTATACGGTTATGTAAACCAAAACACCAATATGTGTCGACTACGTTTTGACGTTGATGCAGCTAACCACTTAGTGATTAAAGATATCGCTAATCGCGCTGTAATGGTGGCGGTGGTCACTAACAAAGGCCTAGATGATTCAACATATCAAGAGTGGTTAAGTAAGTCAGAAACGGCTTTGGAGCAGCTGAACCAAGCAGAACATCACCTACGCAAAGTACGTTCAAACTTTCATGGCGCTTTGCCGCATAATTTCGTTGACCCAGAATTGCCACGCGCAATGGAGTCGAGCCTTCAGAATCTTCAGCAGGTCATAGAGTCGACTAAAAACGAATGTGAACGTACGGTTTTTCGTTTCAAGAACCTGAATCAATTCTTCTCGTAA
- a CDS encoding NUDIX hydrolase has translation MPSPSSRKTIHTWKHISLVEEQITLPNGKDIVHTTIAHPGAAVILPISEDGKIVMVNQFRPSLHKWLLELPAGTLESPENVEECAKRELEEETGFSAKEFIALGQVTPLAGFCDEIQYLFVAKGLSETCRYECDDDEVIEVVHLSIEELEQKIVNDEITDAKTIACVSKAKLCGYI, from the coding sequence ATGCCATCGCCTTCTTCTCGAAAAACCATTCATACGTGGAAACATATCTCTTTAGTCGAAGAGCAAATAACACTGCCAAACGGAAAAGATATCGTTCACACCACTATCGCTCACCCTGGCGCTGCAGTGATTCTCCCAATAAGCGAAGACGGCAAAATCGTCATGGTGAATCAGTTTCGCCCTTCTCTACATAAATGGTTGCTAGAATTACCAGCTGGCACACTGGAAAGCCCAGAAAACGTGGAGGAATGCGCGAAACGTGAGCTGGAAGAAGAGACGGGATTCAGTGCCAAAGAATTCATCGCGCTTGGCCAAGTAACACCGCTAGCGGGATTCTGTGATGAAATTCAGTATTTGTTTGTCGCAAAAGGGCTGAGTGAAACCTGTCGTTATGAATGTGACGACGACGAAGTGATCGAAGTGGTACATCTATCCATCGAAGAGTTAGAACAAAAAATCGTGAATGATGAGATTACTGATGCCAAGACAATTGCATGTGTGAGTAAAGCGAAACTGTGCGGCTATATATAA
- the ltaE gene encoding low-specificity L-threonine aldolase, producing MDFRSDTVTKPTDNMRKAMADAIVGDDVYGDDPTVNDLENWAAERHGFEAALFTTSGTQANLLALMSHCERGDEYLCGQQAHNYKFEAGGAAVLGSIQPQPIENNPDGTLDFAKLKAAIKPDDSHFARTKLLSLENTINGKVLPMSYLEEARQFVNEHNLALHLDGARVYNAAVALNVDVAEIAKHFDSMTICLSKGLAAPIGSLLLGNKAFIAKAHRLRKMVGGGMRQAGILAAAGKLALTEQVEQIKTDHVNAKLLARKLSELPGFNVNPDFVQTNIVFAKLDPQVNIDSIAEKLKADGITISPGNPVRFVTHKDVSDSDVIALANNIKKYL from the coding sequence ATGGATTTTCGTTCAGATACTGTCACTAAACCAACTGACAACATGCGTAAGGCAATGGCGGATGCGATAGTTGGAGATGACGTTTACGGTGACGACCCTACAGTCAACGACTTAGAGAATTGGGCGGCTGAGCGTCATGGGTTCGAGGCAGCCCTCTTTACTACGTCTGGAACGCAAGCCAACCTGCTAGCATTAATGTCACACTGTGAACGTGGTGACGAGTATCTGTGTGGGCAACAAGCTCACAACTATAAATTTGAAGCAGGTGGTGCAGCGGTACTGGGATCGATACAACCTCAACCGATTGAAAACAACCCTGACGGCACACTCGATTTTGCAAAACTCAAAGCAGCGATTAAGCCTGACGACTCTCATTTTGCGCGCACAAAACTCCTCAGCCTAGAAAACACCATCAACGGGAAAGTCCTGCCGATGTCTTATCTGGAAGAAGCGCGTCAGTTCGTCAATGAACACAATCTGGCGCTGCATCTTGATGGCGCTCGTGTTTACAATGCAGCTGTGGCATTAAATGTCGATGTCGCGGAGATTGCCAAGCATTTTGATTCTATGACGATCTGTTTATCGAAAGGACTAGCAGCGCCTATTGGGTCGCTGTTATTGGGTAATAAAGCGTTCATCGCCAAAGCTCACAGACTTCGTAAAATGGTCGGCGGCGGTATGCGTCAGGCGGGAATTTTAGCCGCAGCAGGTAAACTGGCACTGACAGAACAAGTCGAGCAGATAAAGACGGACCATGTGAATGCGAAGCTACTGGCGAGAAAGCTATCTGAATTACCCGGCTTTAACGTAAATCCTGATTTCGTACAGACCAATATTGTGTTTGCTAAGTTAGATCCTCAAGTCAACATCGACAGTATTGCGGAAAAACTCAAAGCGGACGGGATCACCATCTCACCCGGCAATCCGGTTCGATTCGTGACCCATAAAGATGTCTCTGATAGCGATGTTATCGCTCTGGCAAACAATATCAAAAAATATCTTTAA
- a CDS encoding c-type cytochrome — MKARIPTLIAALTFTAITAQASELGNAELGQVKSPSCVFCHGPKGQAVNPSYPNLQGQNAQYLFESMQAYQRGDRTGALAEMMRAQLSKLNKQDLKDIAAYYAEQNQ, encoded by the coding sequence ATGAAAGCAAGAATCCCTACCTTAATTGCAGCGCTGACTTTTACTGCCATTACTGCCCAAGCAAGCGAGCTCGGCAATGCAGAACTTGGGCAAGTAAAATCACCAAGCTGTGTGTTTTGTCATGGCCCGAAAGGTCAAGCAGTCAATCCAAGCTATCCAAACTTGCAAGGCCAAAACGCACAGTATCTATTTGAGTCAATGCAAGCGTATCAACGAGGCGACAGGACGGGCGCACTGGCAGAAATGATGCGAGCGCAACTGTCTAAACTCAACAAACAAGATTTAAAAGACATTGCGGCTTACTACGCCGAACAAAACCAATAA
- a CDS encoding glycine zipper 2TM domain-containing protein, translated as MKMRSFVLAAVAVTALSACKDDTPTVANITMVESVTKTVKQPFQECVDVVVTHKAKPTDENRILGTVGGAAAGAALGNQFGGGSGKIIATAAGTIAGAMTGREIQGNMQNNNVVSTTEKQCHTKYTTTTQVVGYDVTYEIAGLPTTVRLKNKPAGKTFPIQNDRVILPE; from the coding sequence ATGAAAATGCGTAGTTTCGTTTTGGCGGCTGTAGCGGTTACCGCTTTATCAGCATGTAAAGATGATACGCCGACGGTCGCGAATATCACCATGGTAGAGAGCGTCACTAAAACAGTAAAACAACCTTTTCAGGAATGTGTTGATGTCGTCGTGACACATAAGGCTAAGCCTACTGATGAAAATCGAATTTTAGGTACTGTTGGTGGTGCCGCAGCTGGTGCAGCACTAGGCAATCAGTTCGGTGGTGGTTCGGGTAAAATCATTGCAACAGCAGCGGGCACAATTGCAGGCGCGATGACAGGCCGAGAAATCCAAGGCAATATGCAGAACAATAATGTCGTCAGCACAACGGAAAAGCAGTGTCACACTAAGTACACAACAACGACGCAAGTAGTCGGTTACGATGTCACGTATGAGATTGCTGGTTTACCTACTACGGTACGTTTAAAGAACAAACCTGCAGGCAAAACCTTCCCTATTCAAAATGACCGTGTCATTTTGCCAGAATAA
- a CDS encoding PEP-CTERM sorting domain-containing protein, whose amino-acid sequence MLKGKLFLPMVASCVLLATNTHAGLLVDKIQSGDALYSLSSVVQTTFDNDYVDPTKIFGWMGANLFFDGNNEGSYDLNFTYLGSESSIWSRNVLFESNGRRASTILTEADSFNRTETETFTHQDNEALPFGFSRCTIFGCSSTVLNGVNNYDEPSFFFGFYGEDEYHLDFSTAYLFYDDGGARSDADFDDFVVSLTVGEAATPFAVAVPEPETLASLWLGLLGVGFLRYQRAKNRKMECDNSI is encoded by the coding sequence ATGTTAAAAGGCAAATTGTTTCTACCCATGGTTGCATCCTGTGTCTTGCTCGCTACTAATACCCACGCAGGGCTACTCGTCGATAAAATACAAAGTGGAGATGCGTTGTATTCACTGAGTAGCGTGGTTCAGACAACATTCGACAATGATTACGTTGACCCAACTAAAATCTTTGGTTGGATGGGGGCAAATTTATTTTTTGATGGTAACAATGAAGGCTCCTACGATCTCAATTTTACATACTTAGGATCAGAGTCCTCTATTTGGAGTAGGAACGTATTATTTGAATCTAATGGTAGAAGGGCGAGTACGATTCTCACGGAAGCTGACTCTTTTAATAGAACGGAAACGGAAACGTTCACTCACCAAGATAACGAAGCTTTGCCGTTTGGGTTTAGTCGATGCACTATTTTTGGCTGTTCATCTACCGTGTTAAATGGGGTGAATAATTATGATGAGCCAAGTTTCTTCTTTGGTTTTTACGGGGAGGACGAATACCACTTAGACTTTTCAACAGCTTACTTGTTTTATGACGATGGCGGTGCGCGTTCGGATGCCGATTTTGATGACTTTGTTGTATCACTTACCGTTGGAGAGGCGGCGACTCCATTCGCAGTCGCAGTTCCAGAACCTGAGACATTGGCATCGTTATGGTTGGGATTACTCGGAGTCGGCTTTTTACGCTACCAGCGCGCCAAAAATAGAAAAATGGAGTGTGATAACTCGATTTAA
- the cas1f gene encoding type I-F CRISPR-associated endonuclease Cas1f, which yields MNHTFTPSEMKTVLHSKRANLYYLQHCRVLVNGGRVEYVTEQGKESLYWNIPIANTTSILLGTGTSVTQSAMRELAKAGVLVGFCGGGGTPLFSGNEVEVDISWLTPLSEYRPTEYLQKWVSFWFDDSKRLAAAKQFQLARLAMIKKHWLSASVQKQFPVQDTQLMPVLERFERLLADCETTQDVLLLEATTTKTLYKLACQAVNYGDFKRSERGNSNDIANQFLDHGNYLAYGLGATACWVIGLPHGLAILHGKTRRGGLVFDVADIVKDALVLPQAFISAMAGDDEQEFRQRCLNQLRSGNALDVMIDTLQATAEHCAEMVV from the coding sequence ATGAATCACACTTTCACACCCAGCGAAATGAAAACCGTATTGCACTCAAAAAGGGCGAACCTTTACTACCTGCAGCATTGCCGCGTGCTGGTTAATGGTGGTCGCGTTGAATACGTAACCGAGCAAGGTAAAGAAAGCTTGTACTGGAACATTCCTATTGCAAACACAACCTCAATCTTGCTAGGGACAGGTACCTCAGTCACACAATCTGCGATGCGTGAACTTGCCAAAGCGGGCGTCTTGGTGGGCTTTTGCGGTGGGGGTGGTACACCGTTGTTTTCAGGGAACGAAGTGGAAGTCGATATATCTTGGCTGACCCCTCTATCCGAATACCGTCCGACAGAGTATCTACAAAAATGGGTTAGCTTCTGGTTTGACGACAGTAAACGTTTAGCAGCCGCAAAACAGTTTCAACTTGCGCGACTCGCCATGATCAAAAAACACTGGTTATCGGCCAGTGTGCAAAAGCAGTTTCCTGTCCAGGACACTCAACTTATGCCCGTTTTAGAGCGATTCGAGCGCCTACTTGCCGATTGCGAAACCACCCAAGATGTACTGCTACTTGAGGCAACCACCACCAAAACGCTTTACAAACTAGCCTGCCAAGCAGTGAACTATGGTGATTTCAAACGTTCAGAACGCGGCAATAGCAACGATATCGCCAACCAATTTTTAGATCACGGTAACTATCTCGCCTACGGACTCGGTGCAACCGCATGTTGGGTAATTGGACTGCCACACGGCTTAGCCATTTTGCACGGTAAAACAAGGCGTGGCGGTTTGGTCTTCGATGTTGCCGATATCGTGAAGGATGCCTTGGTGTTGCCACAAGCATTCATCTCCGCGATGGCTGGCGACGACGAGCAAGAGTTTCGTCAACGCTGTCTCAATCAGCTGCGTTCAGGAAATGCGCTTGATGTGATGATTGATACGCTACAAGCCACAGCTGAACACTGCGCGGAGATGGTGGTATGA
- the cas3f gene encoding type I-F CRISPR-associated helicase Cas3f, giving the protein MNILLISECSKQALIETRRVLDQFGERKGQRCWQTPITYEGMKTLRMLLKKSARKNTAVACYRIYGKNHTELMWVVGKRSKFNLEGTVPTNRTQRDILRASDESSMHSNQAIALMAGIAGLFHDFGKANTLFQNKLRGKGNGYEPYRHEWVSMQLFLAFVAGRDDRTWLSALCDLKANHEESRLNTFELSESVVFRDIAAYSPLAAAIAWLIVSHHRLPQQQGKTSPNQEINAADRWFHQGIGVEWNAANHLNTNFSDTEKKLCAEFPYGLPLQSGTWRAKAASLATRALQLPNLRDYARIDLAYPMHVARMVLMLADHAYSSDIAHTHWQDSNYQAYANTDRKTKTLKQKLDEHCVGVGHNAYLLAKVLPSLRSALPTLIRHPMLKKRVSHPKFRWQNSAYEVLSGAKPKADQQGLFAVLASSTGTGKTIAGAKMAYALGDQQQGCRFSVALGLRTLTLQTGDALKETLSLDDDDIAVTIGSQAVKDLYIHNKKDLEAARESATQFTGSESQQMFADDYVKYDGELENTYLNRWLKDDCRASLHKLISAPISVSTIDHLIPATEGVRGGRQIGPMLRLMTSDLILDEPDDFDVADLPALCRLVYWAGLLGSRVILSSATLPPALVSDLFDAYVHGRKQYNVANGHAQSDAVVAAWVDEFSANSETVANKTDFKQLHDQFVDERVKQLSKTSDPIHRGALITLENESDNPVDVFAQTILNHAQDLSRHHHTEQADKTFSAGLVRMANIEPMLAVASRLFSLSPQPDTRIHYCVYHSQQPLLVRSTLENELDSLLKRDPNTPITAHPKVQQMMANAPEKHHVFVVLATPVAEVGRDHDYDWAIAEPSSIRSIIQLSGRVQRHRRLAQQVPNILIFNKNFNACQNRFPAYCKPGFESNQSYRLNSAKPDTDSQWLSLTTHDLADPALLPENAFDVISAAPRVQQPKELYCRETRRANGFIALEHLALNFNLRDKGRVWWASDYAHLFGEIQRQTPFRQSVPSIEYIVEVDEGCSMVTLLEWDDLGEEFIDSDKVKLAPQLALAEGISAFGESNLAQQIQELAETREIEFETAQRRYSTIQLRELTKGKQWLYSPLLGLFEGEYFTP; this is encoded by the coding sequence ATGAACATCTTGCTGATTTCGGAATGCAGTAAACAAGCATTGATAGAAACGCGGCGTGTGCTAGATCAGTTTGGTGAGCGTAAAGGACAGCGCTGCTGGCAAACACCCATCACTTATGAAGGGATGAAAACCCTGCGCATGTTGCTGAAAAAGAGCGCGCGCAAAAACACCGCCGTCGCCTGCTATCGCATTTATGGAAAGAACCACACCGAGTTAATGTGGGTTGTGGGAAAGCGTAGCAAGTTTAATCTAGAAGGTACTGTACCAACTAACCGCACCCAGCGTGATATCCTGCGTGCCAGCGATGAAAGCAGCATGCACAGTAATCAAGCTATTGCTTTGATGGCAGGCATTGCCGGACTATTTCACGACTTTGGAAAAGCGAACACCTTATTTCAAAATAAGCTACGTGGCAAAGGGAATGGATATGAACCCTACCGTCATGAATGGGTCTCAATGCAACTCTTCTTAGCTTTTGTTGCGGGTCGTGATGATAGAACCTGGCTAAGCGCACTGTGCGACTTAAAAGCAAACCACGAGGAATCTCGGCTTAATACATTTGAGTTAAGTGAAAGTGTCGTATTTAGGGATATTGCTGCATACAGCCCACTCGCAGCGGCCATTGCATGGTTGATTGTCTCACATCATCGCCTGCCCCAACAGCAAGGTAAAACGTCACCGAACCAAGAGATCAATGCTGCTGACCGCTGGTTCCATCAAGGGATCGGCGTTGAATGGAACGCTGCAAATCATCTCAATACCAACTTTTCTGACACAGAGAAAAAACTGTGCGCTGAATTTCCTTATGGTTTACCTTTGCAAAGTGGCACATGGCGGGCCAAAGCGGCATCCCTAGCAACTCGAGCACTGCAATTACCAAACTTACGTGACTATGCGCGTATAGACCTCGCTTACCCAATGCATGTGGCGCGCATGGTGCTTATGCTGGCAGACCATGCATACTCATCAGACATCGCCCATACACACTGGCAAGACAGCAATTATCAGGCCTACGCCAATACCGACCGTAAAACCAAAACGCTCAAGCAAAAGCTCGACGAACATTGCGTCGGTGTCGGTCATAACGCTTATCTCCTAGCCAAAGTATTGCCGAGTTTACGCAGTGCACTACCCACCTTGATCCGCCACCCTATGCTGAAAAAGCGCGTCAGTCACCCCAAATTTCGCTGGCAAAATAGCGCCTATGAAGTGTTATCTGGTGCAAAACCAAAGGCAGATCAGCAAGGGTTATTCGCTGTTTTGGCAAGCTCGACGGGAACTGGTAAAACGATCGCGGGCGCGAAGATGGCGTATGCACTGGGTGATCAGCAACAAGGGTGCCGTTTTAGTGTGGCATTGGGTTTGCGCACATTAACATTACAAACAGGCGATGCGCTCAAAGAAACATTAAGCCTTGACGATGATGACATCGCCGTGACCATTGGCTCACAGGCTGTTAAAGATCTCTACATCCACAACAAGAAAGATCTAGAGGCAGCGAGAGAATCGGCCACGCAATTCACTGGCAGTGAGTCACAGCAGATGTTTGCCGATGACTATGTGAAATACGATGGTGAGCTAGAGAACACCTATTTAAACCGCTGGCTCAAAGATGACTGTCGCGCCAGTCTTCACAAACTGATCAGCGCCCCTATTTCGGTCAGTACCATTGATCACCTGATCCCCGCGACCGAAGGTGTGCGAGGCGGACGTCAAATAGGCCCGATGCTGCGTTTGATGACCAGTGATTTGATCCTTGATGAGCCAGACGATTTTGATGTGGCCGATTTACCCGCATTATGTCGGTTGGTGTATTGGGCCGGCTTATTGGGTTCACGGGTTATCCTTTCTTCAGCGACACTACCGCCCGCCTTGGTCAGCGACCTATTCGATGCCTACGTGCATGGGCGAAAACAATACAATGTGGCGAACGGTCATGCGCAAAGCGATGCGGTTGTGGCTGCTTGGGTCGATGAATTTAGCGCTAACAGTGAGACAGTTGCAAACAAGACCGATTTTAAACAGCTGCATGACCAGTTCGTTGATGAGCGAGTGAAACAACTTTCCAAAACCAGCGACCCAATACACAGAGGGGCGCTGATAACGCTAGAGAATGAAAGCGATAATCCAGTGGATGTCTTCGCCCAAACCATTCTCAACCATGCACAAGATCTCTCGCGTCATCATCATACCGAACAAGCGGATAAGACCTTTTCAGCGGGTTTAGTCCGAATGGCAAATATTGAGCCCATGCTGGCAGTCGCGAGTCGATTATTTTCGCTATCCCCACAACCAGATACCCGCATTCATTATTGCGTCTACCACAGCCAACAACCGTTGTTGGTACGCTCTACGCTTGAAAATGAACTCGATAGCCTACTCAAACGTGATCCCAACACACCGATTACAGCGCACCCAAAAGTACAGCAGATGATGGCGAACGCCCCTGAAAAGCACCACGTATTTGTAGTATTAGCAACACCCGTTGCTGAGGTAGGTCGTGATCATGATTACGATTGGGCCATTGCTGAACCCAGCTCAATACGTTCCATTATCCAACTATCCGGTCGGGTCCAGCGTCACCGCCGCCTTGCACAGCAAGTGCCAAATATATTAATTTTCAATAAGAACTTTAACGCGTGTCAAAATCGTTTTCCTGCCTATTGCAAACCCGGGTTCGAATCGAACCAATCCTATCGTCTCAATAGCGCCAAGCCAGATACAGACAGCCAGTGGCTTAGCCTGACAACCCATGATCTCGCTGATCCCGCACTACTCCCAGAAAACGCCTTCGATGTAATCAGTGCTGCGCCTCGTGTCCAACAACCCAAAGAATTATATTGCCGTGAAACCAGACGTGCCAATGGCTTCATCGCACTGGAACATTTGGCCTTGAACTTCAACTTACGAGACAAAGGCAGGGTGTGGTGGGCATCCGACTATGCCCACCTATTTGGCGAAATTCAACGCCAGACTCCGTTTAGACAAAGTGTGCCGAGCATTGAATACATCGTTGAAGTCGATGAGGGTTGCTCAATGGTCACACTATTGGAGTGGGACGATTTGGGTGAAGAATTTATTGACTCCGATAAGGTGAAACTTGCACCACAGTTGGCACTCGCAGAAGGCATTAGTGCATTTGGGGAAAGCAATCTTGCACAACAAATACAAGAACTGGCAGAAACGCGCGAGATAGAATTTGAGACCGCACAACGCCGTTATAGCACCATTCAGCTTAGAGAACTGACCAAAGGTAAACAGTGGCTCTATTCACCGTTATTAGGGCTCTTTGAGGGAGAATATTTCACACCATGA